The segment CCTCCATATTTCCTCCAATGTTGAATCCAATTATTTATGTTCTACAGACACAAGAAATCAAAGAATCTGTGAAAAGGTTATTAAAAATGGATAGAAAACTGCAACTGAAAAGAATAGCCATAATGTGACGACTTTTGTTAAAtctttttgtgtattattttgcttttaatcCTCGTATCGGGCTTCCTTTTCATCCTTCATGGTGATAGATTTGTAAATCAAGCAAACAAGTAAAATTTTCTGtgtgatgaaatattaatgacTTTACAGAATGCAAATGACAGCATTACAAATAATTGTTTCAGtgtgaatttaattttgtatGTCGTGGAAGGTATTCCAAAACAGAGTCTGATTTGTTCCTTGTGCATTTCCTTTGTTTCCGAAAGAGGTTGTACTGAAAATATACCACTGAATTAATGTATAATAACGTGATGCGAGTTTGTAAACAGACATAAATTGTGAAGCAAAGCAAAAAAGTTTGGAAGAACATGAATGCTTCTTTAAATGAGtaataagaaaaacatttcagaaacgTGTCTGTGCATGTTGTCTGTACATTGATATTAAAGTAGGAACAAATTTGggtatgagaaaaaaacaaaatgaatcaataattttaaagaaattagtAACTGTGGGACACCACCCTGGAGACAGAATAGTAAACAAAATGTGTACTCTCATGTTTACTAAAGGGTATCTGTATCcaaatgaaaatatatacaaCCATATGTCTATGTACAAATGTATGTATACCTAtgaataaattgatttttaaatgagtcaatgtgtttttaaaagtaaaatcatgattaaaaacaatactGATGTCAACATTGGATTTCAGGCAGATCAATAATTCAGTCAAACATGGATTTATTGTATACAAAAtaacacacatcacacaacaCAGCCACTATTGTCcttgaaaattttttaaatttattttctcagGATTTTTTGATATTGTCAAGATCTATACAAAGAGCAAGATagataaaatgaaaagtttAGAATGCTCTGTAGTTGAAACTAAAGATtcaccattttcattttaatgaacaTCAGTACTTAAACTTGTTTACTTTCCAAACAAATTACCAAATGCTTTACCATCTTTCCAGCTCAAGAATATCAAGCAGGTTGTCAACACATTCCAAATTCAACTGAGGTTAGCTCGGTGCAGACTGGGTGGAAGTTGGATGCTGCCTCCCCAACTGTTCCTTCTTTTTATTCTGGAAATTCATCATGCAGTTTTTGAAAGTCTGAACCTGACTCTGGCAAGCCCGCCAGTCCTGGTGTTCAGCCATGCACTCCTGGACAGCATAATGTAACTCAGCACACCCGGTGCGGGATATCATGCGATCAACAGGGTCATCCTCATCGTCATTGTCTTGTTTACGGCTGCGGTCGTGGGGTGAAGGGGAAGTCATCTTTTTTTGCTGCCCAGTGGTGACAATGTGGGCTGTCTGTGAACGACATCAACAATTACAGAATAAGCTTTCTGTACTGACCTCTGCTATGAAATGCTCAGTCTACATTTCTTGTAGTGAAAGCAACAGCATTTTATTATTAACCGTGATTCgatttcaataatttttccTCTCGTCTTTTACGGTTTTGGTATGCATTGTAAATCTATCCTAAATGCTTTGTGAATTTTTCAACACTTTTTGTGCCCTTTAGTTCACTAATAGTCCCTAAAGAGTAGGGTTCAGCCAGGTAATCGTTTCAGATGAGTATCGGGTACGGATAACGCACTTTTGATGAGTACGAGcacgatacgagtaaaacttgtCAACACTCGTGCTCTGGCTGAAAGAAAATCTTTCCGACTGTCTTGACGCTCTGTGATTGTCCAGTCACACAGTGCCCGCCCTTCCCTACAGAGACATAACACTGCAGCCAGAGATGCCCCACACTTGCGCACACAGAAatacattgactgatctctctgtgcgcGGCTTTGCTGTAGCTCACGTTGctttccttaggttttcttgcctctatttcggtctatttaagaTCACTtggtgaatgtgtttgttttgttttgttgcacatacgcagagcatttgaccagacagagctgaaaactgcttgtgtcGCATCGGTCACTGCCTCCagttgttttatgtttgttttttctacgtgcttgctcttagtttgagtttctcacttcatttcaacataataattaatatactgtatagatattttaactgttacataccGTGCatgcgagcacacacacacacacacacacacacacacacacacacacacacacacacacacactctctctctctctctctctttctctctctctctctctctctctctctctcacacacacacacacacaatcacacacacatgcacaaacaagatacacacacaaaaacacaccttaatcaacattgtgtgaaaaaaatggcaagaacattagctggttaaaataattgaaaaaaaaaagttgatcataaagttaataaaaattaaaaagttttgttgagtaggacaattcttgttcatgcatactgtgcaattcataatttcctattgaatgcattgtattcattaatgcacttcatgttcataaaaaaacttgtCTTGTCAATAGTTCCTTTattattgtgatcaaaagcattgaatccgaggctgttctgtaaatattcatccaTACACTTAAACTTGTTCTTACTTTTgtaatcaaaaacattgatttgaatctcaattttgaggctgttctgtaaaaacttcccaaaataaacaatatggcaacttctgatcaatccataacaatttcagacttaaaacaATGTACCGATTTAAGTCATACCCACTTCCGGTCTTAAATCCTGCCTATTCTGagtacagataatttagatggttgaacagatacagatagtggtgtactcgctcatccccaATGAagagtaaaaacaaagaaacaaacttcCATAGATCAACATTTGCCAATACtttcaaagaatttttttattttatctacatATACCCTCAGTATGTTCTCTCACTCTCATCTCCCTCACTTGCCACTGACCCTTGATATACTTCACAATGCaaattttctacattttatatACAAGTTTTCATTcctataattttttatttaagatGTACACATATGCACAGATTATTGTACAGACAATCATTCATGCTAAAATCACTATTTATACATGCCCTCTGGGTCTCTCTCATCAAGTCCATTCACTTCTGATTCATCGTTTGGGCCATCTTACCAGGCCCAAACGATGGGTTGTGCCTGCACGTCATGAGGAGGACGACTACTACTTTTACCAATGCTGAAGGGGGAATGCTGTTTACCGACTGTGGAGAGTGTTTTGTATACAGTTGTGTCACAACAAATTAATGTTGCttatgtttttggttttagtgtcacttgtcatttttttttctgttgttactgaCCAAAGTATATTAACTTAATATAATATAGAACAATATTTCCCAccaatatatttgaataagctcacttgaaaaagtctcatgctgtcaccaactccacccactacctgtcaatcaggcgaccaaccaatcacagcgtaTCTGCCAGAAAGAATTACATGAACAacatggcgtaaggcatctcctatattagaagaagaaataactatacatggacttcccagttaacataattttagagtgtcataactgttccaacaattttcatgtttttgagcagagtccaaacagcaggaacgacacagcaacaaattctgagtgaaactcagGGGAGAAGATTGCGTCACAAAAACAGTAGtgctacttagccagagccagtGAATGCCAAGCACGAAAGGAAAATCGAAAAGGTGgggtatacaaaaaaaaaaagctatacAGTGGATTAACCAATAAgaattttaccatttttatatACCATCTATtttgctccatagaacaaggtagctacttattcttttcatatgtttggtatgaagtctgatattgttttgtcgtggaatttccacgggttccaaCCCGCCAGTTCAGTAgaacaaaattacattttaacttGTTACCCGATGCAGACTATAAGTGATTGTGGTCTTTGTGACTCCCTTGAGTTTACACTCTGACGTAATAAAAGTTCAGTGGATTATATtcagattaaaaacaaatttgattATCATGCATCACCTGTTGAAACATTTGAGTGTCTACAATGGTAGCATTTCTACGTGACTACATGtgatttttcaaatttaacttgACGATAACGTGCCtggatttttaatttactgtgaCTTTCAAACAAGAACttacttaaaaacaaaacaaaacagaatcgCTTTACTCAAGTAGCCTGAGACGAATGGGCTCCTGTAACAACAGCGAGCGTTAATGTCAGGCTACCGTGGTCATTTCTGGTTGTGGGGTGGATTAAACCCTGTTTAGTCATCATCCGCTAAAGAAAACAAGATGCGGCTCCAGAAAGTGTTAACATCTCTTacctctctgttctctctcgGACATCTATCAGTCGATTATCTGAAGTCAAATTTGTAACACTTGCGTCCTACCGAACACACGGATATTGACGGAGGACTTATTTCAGGAACGGACGAAGGTGCAGCCGTAAAATTGTTCCCGCGCAACAAAAGTTCCGCTGCACCCAGAGAACCCAATCTACAAAATATTCGGTGCTGAAATGTAACAATGTACTGAGCATTCATTCAAGTGCTTGGACACTTTAACCTTATTTTACTATTTCGATTTTACGCAAATTCATGGACTAATGTGTCCCATTACTATCCAGAGGCAAGTAGGCCATTGCACTTTTTAATCCACACCTGACTTTAATTATTCAATTCAAATAGCTGTGGTTTGCCTCCTGTCCATTAGGGCATCTTAAAGAGTATTTTTACCTCCCATAAATTAGATGATTAGGTGCTCAATAGTGACCTGAAGAAGGTCTCTTAAACTTGCTaactgggattggctccagcagacccctgACCCACAAAGCGGCTAATATAATGAAGACCAGGCAATGACGGATGGATAAACAAGACCACTTTAGATTCCTTGAATTAACTGGATATATGTTATTAGAAGCAGGCCTATTTTCCTATGGAATGATAAAACAACTACACCAATGTATAGTGTGCATATATGggacatttgacaataaagctgactatGACTACGACTATGGTCTTTTTAAGAAAACAACACTTCCATGATGATATTGGGGCAGATCACATTTTGTACTCCCAAACCTGAACTATGGTTTGCTACTGCACAATGTTAACCAGCACAATGTGCATGACGTTCACAGCCcattgcaaaaaacaaacaaaaaaacccccaacgtTTAATTCTTGTTGGCCAACATATAGAAGGTGCCAATGGCATCAGAAAGATTTCACGCTCTGTTTGGTTCTGATTAtggattttgacattttaaacaatTAATATTATATGTGCCAACTAAAACATATTGCGTTGTCCCAGATAGCATGAAGACCAGGAAATGATACATGATACAGCAATATGATTAGAAATGGGGTGTTCGTTAAAGAAAAGAACGATAGCTCTAACTTGCACAGACTCTAATGAAGGGAAACATCACGTTCTTGCTTTGATCTTGTCCGTCAATCAAGCAAGCTGATCGCTGAAATTAAAATTCTGATTATGAATATGTTAAATGAGAAATTAGACAAAGCAGTAGGCACCACAATGAGCAATGGAGTTAACTTACTTTGGTGCATTCAGGGTAATATAAATTCACCCTTAAATGGTTCCCAGTTAATTTGGTTGTTGCAAACTGCTGATAAATATCATAATTTGCCAATAAACTTAATATTAAATTGGGAATGATTAATTTTGCAACATATTTATCAATAAATCAACTTGTGCATCTTGCATTTTCTTTATCTTACAAAtacttacagacacacacacatgcacacacacacatcagtatacatgtacagtatattaaattactTGCCTGTTTGTGGTCTATGCATTTCAAAAGGAGAAGATAAATTTCTGCCATTAAATCCAATATCTTTTATTAGACCAAACTATGCATCTTGCTGaaaggacacacacagcagggagGATCAAACATGAAAGGGGAAAATACACTCAAAGCCATCAGTTTTGAAAGTGTGTGACAAAAGTTCTGTGATTGATAGGAGCCACAGAATATTTCCATGTgtcacacatggggcctgtcaACTAGTGAAAAATTGATTCAACTTTACTGAGTTGTTTCcaggagcagcttctgcacTACTTCTTTACAGCAAACCCTGGCTCTCACCTCAGCTCAACAGTTTGGCTACTTGCTCTCACTGAACCCTCTCCTCGTCATTCCCACTGGTACTGCACACAAAGTCCTTCCATATGAGTCTGAGGAATACAAAGATCTCCATGGCTGAGATTCTGCAGTGAAAGatgaaatataatatataatgacCGAACTTTAAGCACAGtacaatcaataatcaatgcaGAGACTTAATGAAGATAGAACAAAGCTGCTGTGCATTTTGAACTGGTTCAGATTTATTTCTTAAATGCACTTCACTGAAGAACATTACTTTGACAGATGTCTGTtgagatattttaatttaatgataaTTCAGGAACACAGTGTGTAgatatgtattttaaataaaactataTGCCCCAAagagggaaaaacaaacaactacaacaacaagtAACACATCATCCTCTCTGAGGAGCCATTTAAAGGCCTTTCTGCTGCAGCTAACACCGCGGGGTTTTACTAATTAACCCAGTTTGAGATTTCATCATCCAAGCATGCAAGTCAATGACCTTTCTTTTTGCAAACACATCCTTTGTTGTTGAAAGATACCCCAGAATAATCTTACTTGTGGGTCTTCTACTCTAGTAGTATGGACTGCCAGCTTaggaacaaaaatgtatttagaaCAGAGAGTAGCATATAATATGGTTCAAtagagatttaataaataatgaactgACACGATTGATTGTCGATAAACAAATGACCTAAACTGTGATttgatggatgtatggatggatggacggatggaaggatggatgattggttcacacagttaaacaagatatctatctatctatctatctatctatctatctatctatctatctatctatctatctatctatctatctatctatctatctatctatctatctatctatctatctatctatctatctatctatctatctatctatctatctatctatctatctatctatctatctatctatctatctatcgatctatctatctatcgatctatctatctatctatcgatctatcgatcgatcgatctatcgatcaatcgatctgtctgtctatcaatcACAGTTAAACAAGGCCATAAAATACAAACTGACCACATACCACATAATGTCACGACAGTGGGGATGAACAGGATTCCCTAAAAGGTGGAAACGCTTCACTATCCTCTTTGACTCCAGGGAACCCTGCTAATAAACCCCATTTGTGATGTCATTGCCAAATAATGCTTGGCAGTGACTTTCTGCCTGTAACAAACCTTTTAATGTTCAGACTTAAGCCTAATTAATCTTATCTGCATCCATTAGGAGGTTTTGCACTCTTGCAATTAAAACTGCACTGGGAAGGGGTGATTGCTAATGGTAATGAGTCATTAGTGCTCCTGCCAAATAGTCACCTCTTCTCTGTGGTGCTGCAGCAGATAAGGCCAACAGTCCCATCTCCTGCACAACACTGTAGCCCCTGAAGGAACATAATTGGTGGGCTTAGTGTGATGAACAAAAGAAGAACTAAATTAAGGTCACACTGTTGGTAATGAATACAAGTGTTACACAGAATAAGTAAATATCTGAAATACTCATATCTTCTGCAAAGGCCTGAAGTCAAACCAAAGGATGCAGTCAATAATGTTGTGGGTCATCACAATGAGTAGGTAGGTAAATGCAGTCTGTCAGGGGTGACAGGGTTCAAGGTATCTGCTAATAGCAAGTACTGATTGAGTGATGGTGCTGTCTTttccaaaatataaaatattcatcCCTCACTGTGTGGAActtgttattgtttttaataCAGGCCAAAGGGTTCAAAATGCAGAGTCAGTAGTAGATTGTTTATATCTGGTGCAGAAACAGAATGTTATTGAAAAGGACTGTGGCTGACGGCAGATCCACTCTAATGTCAGTATAAGCAAAAGCCAATGCATCAGTCCACCCAGCTCCTAAACTGTCCTCCTATGAGGTCAAAATAGTTTTAATTCACCCACTGCTCTGAACATAGGACAATGAAACTATTCATGACATTGTCTTTCTATAAACTGGAGTTTTTCTGAGGCaggacattttcaaaaagaacATCTTGTCCTAATATTCTTGTTACAGGGCAAAAATGTGCCTCACTACCTCCAGAACAATCTGGAGGTGCAATCAATTGTTAAGGAACATAATGTCTAGAGCAGACTGTATTAAGGAAACTGTGAGAGTCAGAAGATTAAGGACACATcgaaaaacattcaaacttgGTGACAAAGACCTAGAGATGTGCAGTAACCAGGAGGACCGAGATTATAAACGTTCTATTTTTTGTCTTCACAGTTCACAAAGTGAGTaaagatcaaaaaaaaaaagaacaatacacaaaacaaaaaaaggaacccCCCAATATGTGGCTATAAGCCACATATTGTGGGCTATGGCTGTTAATTCATTGCCAAATTGTCATCTAAATAGGTCAGTTTAGTTATTACAATGAAGATtcatcacaaacacaccataCCCCTAAATGAAGCAACTGTGCTTTTAAatatcactgattttttttttttcaaaccatgAGGAAAATTAGCTCATATTCTTTTAACCATTTACAGAGGTTTGGTGCATTAAGCTGTTGTTCTGAGGCTTTAAATGAAGGATGGTTATGGGTAATGAATGTGACTCTTCCTCAAATGTAATTTGTCTGTTTAAGAGGAAGGCAAATCATTTAACAGgagaatttgtttgtttgcggGCAAGGTCATGCAGCAATACTCCCAGTGATGAATCACAAGTGGGACTCATTAGAGAGACTCTCAGGAATTAAAGAGGGCAATCCTATCCTGGGTCATCATGTCCTTCTTAATGGAATTTTAAATCCCAAGGGGAGTCTCATGAAAATATCATTCTTAGGCAATAGTTGATGGcattatttatgttgtttgGGTTCTCTGATGTACAACTCCATTATATTTGAAAGTCCATCCATGTTGATTGTTAAACCAATATCAGAGCCTTATGTTTTAGTAAAGGGTGAGCTTATAAATCTGGTTTGGTTTTTGATGTATTTCAATCCTTGAGTAGCTAGTAGTAGATGCATAAATGACAGATTCCTGATAAAGCCAGACCAAGAAGAGCTCTGGCACTGCAAGTGAAATAGTGACATTTCAGGACTGGGGACGCAGCAGATTATTTCATGTTCAGTGATGGAGAGGGTTGGgtttcaaaacaaataaatagcatGCAGTCACTGTCAAACTCCAACGTTTTGGAGTTTGACATCTTTCATAACATATGGGTGAAAGATGTTGTGAAAGTATGTGTAAATGTATGTTCCCACTGTACCTTCTATTAAACTTTCTGTGTTGGCATTCATCACCGGCAGAATAAATCCATATATTATTCCCTGATGGCGCTCTCCTCCTCAGCAGGTGCACACGTTCTCTTGACTGTTTGACCTCAACGGCTATCCTGAGACTCATTTATGAGGTGCAGGTTAATGATTCTTGTTAAAAAGAGgacattgtattttttttagacttgaaCCTTAATCAATCTTGTCCCTGttgcaaaaatattgttttttattcgagtatcactAATTTCCAGAACTAGTACTaatatttctgtaaataatGAGTGAGAATAATATTAAACTCGAGCCTTTATGGTGCTCACATCCTTCACAGATTACTTGCTTTAATAATCTTGAGACTACTATATGTACTTCCATGCAAAAATTTTGTGCCAGACAAAATTAAACTGTGTCTCTAcctgtaattatttttctttcaataaatTCCCAATATGTTTGacccattcattcatgttcaaGTGTCCTCTAATTGTATGCAGCACATGTTAGAGTAAGTCATCACAGGCATTTCAAAAGAATCACACAATTTAACTGTGATTTCTATGAATCTgccttttatttaaatgttaagaATCACTGACCTATTTCAGAGGTCATGTAAGAAATTCAGCCTGACTTGTGAAGCCGTTTGATGGTACATACGAACTTTGATTCCTTTGTCCAGCTGCTCTTGCACCAAGATACCACATGAGGGCAATAGATAGATGTAAATACCCACTGCATGGCataaaatgtatgtttattaaagtgtgtttgtgtgtgtgtgtgtttgtgtacgcgtgcgtgcgtgtgtgtgtgtgtgtttgtgcggcAATGTGACAAGGCAGCACCATTGTAAGGGACAGACTTTACTTTATTCAGCAGTGACTTTTATATCCATATATAAATTGTTTAGGATGAAAGTATTGTGCTGCCTTGGCTTGTTGCATGATGATGCTGCCGCTGTGATGGTGTGCGGTGAGGACACAGGTTTGCCGTTGCTCATAAAACACTAGACAGGCTGtcagagcagctgcagcttTCTCTGTAGAAACAGGTTACTGTTAAGACCAGTCTGACAATCTGCTGCTTCTCTTGACTGAAGGACAGCATGAAATATTCAAACTGCAGACACtgcatttattttcacagtCATTTGAATGATATTCTGCCCATCACACATTCATCCTGCCTAGACTGCACAGACAGTCTAGCTGGCAGATAATTAGCAAAGCTCCAGGAAAGTGCGGTAAGATTGATAGGAACAAAACATACaataatgaagatgaatgatttttatgatatttaaatattttctttgaacTGCTTCAGTAAccaaaatgacataaaatacataaattaatttgtaaaatgCAGTCACTCAGCTGTTtgttggatgaaaaaaaaaaaaaaaagatcagcagCTTGTAACAGCCTTAAAGGCCAAGAAGCACCAATGGTTggatttttgtcatattttgatCACTGCCTGGGACCTGAATTATATCGTGTGCATCAGTGTCACCTTTTCAATCATTCTGCTAACTGAGGATATGACGCACATTAACAGTTCCTGCTAACAGATTTATCTAATCAAGCGAATGCACCTGAGCCCTTGCTGGAAGGTATTTGATTGAAATTCATGTGTGAAATCTCAGGCATAAATGTCAATGTGCTCTCTGTGTATTTCCCATGAGCTCATTCATGCGCCGACTTGGTAACTGGCAGAAAAGTATGCAGATTTAATTAGTGTAATGATCTGAGACACTTGCACAGTTTGTTAATACAGAACATGTTCTTCTGGTCGAAGGTCAATCGACCACAAAACTGTATTTACACAGGAGTCCaggatgaataaaaatcaagacgagagctgctgctgcagccttcTTCATTTCCAGATGTGAACTTGATCAAATCcaatgtgacctttgacctctaaGACCATATTGTTTCTCAATATTGGTAATTTTACTGCAGAGTcaccagaaaacacaaacactgagagGGGCTTTGCTGGTGGAAACTGGAATTGATGCTTTATTCAATAATTATCTGCCTGagtaaagaaagaagaaaaaccaaaatgatgacagatagataaaataaaatgatgacacACTAAAAGCATTGCATTCCCTGAGGTTGTGTCGGCCATCAAACAGGATGCGCTGATCCCAGAATAAAGGACTCTGACTCCTGTGAGTCCTTCTAATGAGCTGCCTTTGTGATGACATTGCCAAATGCCGGATAATGACCTTTCCTGTAACAAACAAACCTTTTATTATTCAGATTTAAGCTTAATTAATCTCATAAGTACTTGTTAGGAGCCCCAAGCCTGCATTGTAGCAATTACAGCTGGGGGGAAATGTATATTATAATGAGCCATTAATGTTGGTCTGGAAAGCTGTAATTTACTTTAAAGTAAACATGATGAATTGTCAAATGGGCGACCCCTCTGTGGTACACATTCAGAGCCTTGTTGGTCCCAGCAGTGCTTGAAAAGCTCTTTCTTTTGAGGGATACCTGACATCATCTACTGAGTCACATCTCAGTCCTCCTGGTGGACTTCTGTGAGATCACTTCTGCAAGGTCTGGGATAGTGGGATCATGAGCCAAAAGACACCCCACTAGAACATTTTATTCAGAATTCAACATTTCTTGCATTGTTTTATGATGTCTGTTCAAATATTGAACAGACTGACATTATGGCTAACATTACTGTGCGTTTGTATGTGTACATCTCAagataagtaaaaaaaaacattatagcGCTGTAATGACAATAAGATTTCAGtgttgacaaagaaaaacatatagGTCTGTACCCAAAAACTACTGAAGTTTCATTTCCAGCACAAGATGAAAAAGaaccaaaaatcaaaatcaaaatatttgaagcacatctgaaaagaaaaatcttcagTTCTGATTAGTGTCAATAATTATGATCAATGATAGGGTAATGAAACAAAAATTCCAATCCACTCACTATGTAAATACTTCCATACTTACTAGAGAGAATGACACAATGTCATGTAATTCAGTTGATCTTTAGTGTGTCATGTCATCCATTGACCCTTTCTCCGTTTCATAAACAGTTAGTCCTATTTCCCGTTCACTGAATCCAAGCTGCAATAAATTTCTGACCGTTGTGGCAGGCTGAAGATTTATGGGTAACGTGAAAGCACAGTGCAGCGGTGTCATGTAGGACACTGAtagcagaggaagaaaacagaaaatcacacTTCACTCTCAGTTCTCCACAAACTACAAACGAAGCACAGGTTTCATTTCAGATTTGAAAATGTTCACAGCTAATGCTACAGAAGGTTTAACTGATAAAGTTAGCTGCAGATAACCTTCTATTGCTACTGGGCTTCAATTTTAGAGTCAAACTTGAGGGTTCTAtatgacacaaaataaatgcattttctcaAGGTTTTCCAACAAAAACACTCATTTTTACTTGCTCCCCTATATCAGAAAGTGCCATTCAGATTTGAGGCCAGCTGTGACATCATAGTAGGTTTCATAGGAGGTGCTGCAGGTCTTACACAAAAATCTTCGTGGACGTATTTTGGGACTTCAGAGTTACATAAACAGTTGTTAATAAGTGAATACAGTAGTTCTGAACCTTTAAGCTGTGTCTAACTTGACAGACGTGAGCCTCCAGCAACACCTCCAACCAAACACCACCCCTTACCTTCACACAGCAGCGACATTACACCCAAAGAACAACATGCTATTAGGCTATAAATAATTACACCCATTTCCATGTGTCATGAACTTCTCATATACTGCTTCCCAGGATGCCAGTCTCACCTGGACAAGCAACAAACACTCATTTTCACTTTGTGAAAGCACTTACACTGTCTTCACAGCAGCTTCATTCTGCAAA is part of the Antennarius striatus isolate MH-2024 chromosome 13, ASM4005453v1, whole genome shotgun sequence genome and harbors:
- the coa4 gene encoding cytochrome c oxidase assembly factor 4 homolog, mitochondrial isoform X1, with the translated sequence MRLFQTAHIVTTGQQKKMTSPSPHDRSRKQDNDDEDDPVDRMISRTGCAELHYAVQECMAEHQDWRACQSQVQTFKNCMMNFQNKKKEQLGRQHPTSTQSAPS
- the coa4 gene encoding cytochrome c oxidase assembly factor 4 homolog, mitochondrial isoform X2, which encodes MTSPSPHDRSRKQDNDDEDDPVDRMISRTGCAELHYAVQECMAEHQDWRACQSQVQTFKNCMMNFQNKKKEQLGRQHPTSTQSAPS